In Hirundo rustica isolate bHirRus1 chromosome 2, bHirRus1.pri.v3, whole genome shotgun sequence, one genomic interval encodes:
- the PHC1 gene encoding polyhomeotic-like protein 1 isoform X2: METESEQNSNSTSGSSSSGGSTRPQISQMSLYERQAVQALQALQRQPNAAQYFHQFMLQQQFNSAQLHSLAAVQQATIAASRQASSPNTSTSQQTTTTQASINLATTSAAQLISRSQSVSSPSATTLTQSVLLGNTTSPPLNQSQAQMYLRPQLGNLLQVNRTLGRNVPLASQLILMPNGAVAAVQQEVPPTQSPGVHADTDQVQNLAMRSQQTSAANAQLQGSAQKTALPGSSQASGLPQAASTGQAVAVAQASSGAAGQSLNLSQGAAGGNGVSGGVVAGGGGQPSVGLSQSSSAGAAGSCQRKGTGVVQPLPVAAAQAVTVSQGSQTETENAAAKKGDADSGGQQTVGMNLTRTATPAPSQTLISSATYTQIQPHSLIQQQQQIHLQKQVVIQQQIAIHHQQQFQHRQSQLLHTATHLQLAQQQQQQQAASLTPQQQQQAQPPQQQAPPQNQQQAQTLVVQPMLQSQPQHLQLQQDSPCQPATKSPVPIQSKSLVTPIKPPQLGPAKMSATQQPPPHIPVQVVGTRQQGSGQAQALGLAQIAAAVPTSRGMPAVVQPVSQSHAASPSSSSAPASSQEAPPLTTGVNLAQVQGTAHMVKSPASSPVVAQMPAAFYMQSVQLPGKSQTLPVKRKAESEEEKEEPPSVTALLPARSSPATDSPKNMEEKSGLGDNSDTAAIATPNATSSEGASATPTSASTPNLALVSRQMGDSKPPQAIVKPQILTHIIEGFVIQEGAEPFPVGCSQLLKESEKPVQGEAPSGQNENLSSNSLGEDSASMELDKKANLLKCEYCGKYAPATQFRGSKRFCSMTCAKRYNVSCSHQFRLQRKKMKELQEANYARVRRRGPRRSSSEIARTKIQGKRHRGQEDSSRGSDNSSYDEALSPTSPGPLSVRASHGERDLANSNMAPPTPDLHGINPVFLSSNPSRWSVEEVYEFIASLQGCQEIAEEFRSQEIDGQALLLLKEEHLMSAMNMKLGPALKICAKINVLKET; encoded by the exons ATGGAGACCGAAAGTGAGCAGAACTCCAACTCCACCAGCGGGAGCTCCAGTTCTGGAGGAAGCACCCGTCCTCAGATCTCGCAGATGTCTCTGTATGAGCGGCAGGCAGTGCAG GCCCTGCAGGCACTCCAGAGACAGCCCAATGCAGCCCAGTACTTCCATCAGTTTATGCTCCAGCAGCAGTTTAACAGTGCCCAACttcacagcctggctgctgtccagcAG GCTACAATTGCAGCCAGTAGACAGGCCAGCTCCCCCAACACTAGCACCTCGCAACAGACCACCACCACCCAGGCTTCT ATCAACCTTGCCACCAcctcagctgctcagctgaTCAGTCGGTCCCAGAGCGTGAGTTCCCCGAGCGCCACGACGCTGACCCAGTCTGTGCTCCTCGGGAACACCACCTCACCTCCTCTCAACCAGTCACAGGCACAGATGTACCTTCGG CCGCAGCTGGGGAACCTGTTACAGGTGAACCGGACCTTGGGCCGCAATGTGCCTCTCGCCTCCCAGCTGATCCTGATGCCCAatggggctgtggctgctgtccAGCAGGAGGTGCCACCCACTCAGTCTCCTGGGGTCCATGCAGACACAGACCAG GTGCAGAACTTGGCTATGAGGAGCCAGCAGACCTCTGCCGCTAACGCCCAGCTCCAAGGCTCTGCTCAGAAGACAGCCCTGCCAGGAAGCTCCCAGGCTTCGGGCTTGCCGCAGGCCGCCAGCACGGGCCAGGCCGTGGCAGTGGCGCAGGCCTCCTCCGGCGCGGCGGGGCAGTCCCTCAACCTGAGCCAGGGAGCCGCGGGCGGCAACGGCGTCTCCGGGGGCGTGGTGGCCGGTGGCGGCGGCCAGCCCTCCGTGGGACTGAGCCAGAGCTCCTCGGCAGGTGCCGCCGGCAGCTGCCAGAGGAAGGGCACCGGGGTGGTTCAGCCGCTGCCGGTGGCGGCTGCCCAGGCCGTGACCGTCAGCCAGGGGAGCCAGACGGAGACGGAGAACGCGGCCGCGAAGAAGGGCGACGCGGACAGCGGCGGACAGCAAACGGTGGGCATGAACCTCACCAGGACCGCCACGCCGGCACCCAGCCAGACGCTGATCAGCTCGG CGACATACACGCAGATCCAGCCACACTCACtgatccagcagcagcagcagatccatCTGCAGAAGCAGGTGGTGATCCAGCAGCAGATAGCCATTCATCACCAGCAGCAGTTCCAGCACCGCCAGTCCCAGCTCCTCCACACGGCCACCCATCTCCAACTGGctcaacagcagcaacagcagcaagcAGCATCTCTGaccccgcagcagcagcagcaagctcaGCCTCCGCAGCAGCAggctcccccccaaaaccagcagcaggcacagaccCTTGTGGTGCAACCTATGTTGCAGTCCCAGCCACAGCATTtacagctccagcaggacagtCCGTGCCAGCCGGCCACCAAGTCACCCGTTCCTATTCAGTCAAAATCTCTGGTCACCCCCATCAAACCCCCTCAGCTTGGGCCTGCCAAAATGTCAGCAACGCAGCAGCCTCCGCCACACATCCCGGTGCAGGTCGTGGGCACTCGGCAGCAGGGCTCAGGCCAAGCCCAAGCGCTGGGCTTGGCTCAGATTGCTGCGGCAGTGCCGACATCCCGGGGGATGCCGGCTGTAGTCCAGCCTGTTTCCCAAAGCCATGCTGCTTCCCCATCGTCATCTTCGGCTCCAGCATCCTCACAGGAAGCTCCCCCTCTCACCACAGGGGTGAATTTGGCACAAGTTCAAGGCACAGCCCACATGGTGAAGAGCCCAGCTTCCTCTCCAGTTGTGGCTCAGATGCCAGCAGCATTCTACATGCAGTCTGTCCAGTTGCCA GGCAAATCTCAGACCTTGCCAGTAAAGCGCaaggcagagtcagaggaggagaaggaggagccGCCCAGTGTCACCGCACTCCTGCCTGCCAGGTCCTCTCCTGCAACAGACAGCCCCAAAAACATGGAGGAGAAGAGTGGCCTTGGAG ATAACTCTGATACTGCTGCCATTGCAACCCCAAATGCCACATCAAGTGAAGGAGCCTCAGCCACCCCCACCTCTGCTTCGACCCCAAACCTGGCATTGGTGTCACGTCAGATGGGAGACTCCAAACCTCCTCAAGCCATCGTCAAGCCCCAGATCCTCACACACATCATTGAAGGCTTTGTCatccaggagggagcagagccctttcca GTGGGTTGTTCTCAGCTGCTGAAAGAATCTGAGAAACCAGTGCAAGGAGAGGCTCCTTCTGGCCAGAATGAAAACCTGTCCAGCAATTCTCTGGGAGAGGATAGTGCTTCCATGG AGCTTGACAAGAAGGCAAACTTGCTGAAGTGTGAATATTGTGGGAAGTATGCCCCAGCAACCCAGTTCCGCGGCTCCAAGAGGTTTTGTTCCATGACCTGTGCTAAAAG GTACAATGTCAGCTGCAGCCATCAGTTTCGGCTGCAGAGAAAGAAGATGAAGGAGCTCCAGGAAGCCAACTACGCCCGTGTGCGCCGACGGGGACCACGGCGCAGCAGCTCCGAAATCGCTCGAACAAAGATCCAGGGCAAACGCCACAGG GGCCAGGAGGACTCAAGTCGAGGCTCTGATAACTCCAGCTATGATGAAGCTTTGTCCCCTACATCTCCAGGACCCCTGTCAGTAAGGGCCAGTCATGGAGAGAGGGACCTGGCAAACTCTAATATGGCTCCCCCTACCCCAGATCTACATGGCATCAACCCAGTCTTCCTGTCCAGCAATCCTAGTCGTTGGAGTGTGGAGGAAGTGTATGAGTTCATTGCATCGTTGCAAG GGTGCCAGGAAATTGCTGAGGAATTTCGATCACAGGAAATTGATGGTCAGGCCCTGTTGCTTCTGAAAGAGGAACATCTCATGAGTGCCATGAACATGAAGCTGGGACCAGCTCTCAAGATCTGTGCCAAGATCAATGTCCTCAAGGAGACCTAA
- the PHC1 gene encoding polyhomeotic-like protein 1 isoform X1, with amino-acid sequence METESEQNSNSTSGSSSSGGSTRPQISQMSLYERQAVQALQALQRQPNAAQYFHQFMLQQQFNSAQLHSLAAVQQATIAASRQASSPNTSTSQQTTTTQASLHANSDSQAQHTNEINLATTSAAQLISRSQSVSSPSATTLTQSVLLGNTTSPPLNQSQAQMYLRPQLGNLLQVNRTLGRNVPLASQLILMPNGAVAAVQQEVPPTQSPGVHADTDQVQNLAMRSQQTSAANAQLQGSAQKTALPGSSQASGLPQAASTGQAVAVAQASSGAAGQSLNLSQGAAGGNGVSGGVVAGGGGQPSVGLSQSSSAGAAGSCQRKGTGVVQPLPVAAAQAVTVSQGSQTETENAAAKKGDADSGGQQTVGMNLTRTATPAPSQTLISSATYTQIQPHSLIQQQQQIHLQKQVVIQQQIAIHHQQQFQHRQSQLLHTATHLQLAQQQQQQQAASLTPQQQQQAQPPQQQAPPQNQQQAQTLVVQPMLQSQPQHLQLQQDSPCQPATKSPVPIQSKSLVTPIKPPQLGPAKMSATQQPPPHIPVQVVGTRQQGSGQAQALGLAQIAAAVPTSRGMPAVVQPVSQSHAASPSSSSAPASSQEAPPLTTGVNLAQVQGTAHMVKSPASSPVVAQMPAAFYMQSVQLPGKSQTLPVKRKAESEEEKEEPPSVTALLPARSSPATDSPKNMEEKSGLGDNSDTAAIATPNATSSEGASATPTSASTPNLALVSRQMGDSKPPQAIVKPQILTHIIEGFVIQEGAEPFPVGCSQLLKESEKPVQGEAPSGQNENLSSNSLGEDSASMELDKKANLLKCEYCGKYAPATQFRGSKRFCSMTCAKRYNVSCSHQFRLQRKKMKELQEANYARVRRRGPRRSSSEIARTKIQGKRHRGQEDSSRGSDNSSYDEALSPTSPGPLSVRASHGERDLANSNMAPPTPDLHGINPVFLSSNPSRWSVEEVYEFIASLQGCQEIAEEFRSQEIDGQALLLLKEEHLMSAMNMKLGPALKICAKINVLKET; translated from the exons ATGGAGACCGAAAGTGAGCAGAACTCCAACTCCACCAGCGGGAGCTCCAGTTCTGGAGGAAGCACCCGTCCTCAGATCTCGCAGATGTCTCTGTATGAGCGGCAGGCAGTGCAG GCCCTGCAGGCACTCCAGAGACAGCCCAATGCAGCCCAGTACTTCCATCAGTTTATGCTCCAGCAGCAGTTTAACAGTGCCCAACttcacagcctggctgctgtccagcAG GCTACAATTGCAGCCAGTAGACAGGCCAGCTCCCCCAACACTAGCACCTCGCAACAGACCACCACCACCCAGGCTTCT TTGCATGCTAACAGTGATTCTCAGGCTCAGCATACAAATGAG ATCAACCTTGCCACCAcctcagctgctcagctgaTCAGTCGGTCCCAGAGCGTGAGTTCCCCGAGCGCCACGACGCTGACCCAGTCTGTGCTCCTCGGGAACACCACCTCACCTCCTCTCAACCAGTCACAGGCACAGATGTACCTTCGG CCGCAGCTGGGGAACCTGTTACAGGTGAACCGGACCTTGGGCCGCAATGTGCCTCTCGCCTCCCAGCTGATCCTGATGCCCAatggggctgtggctgctgtccAGCAGGAGGTGCCACCCACTCAGTCTCCTGGGGTCCATGCAGACACAGACCAG GTGCAGAACTTGGCTATGAGGAGCCAGCAGACCTCTGCCGCTAACGCCCAGCTCCAAGGCTCTGCTCAGAAGACAGCCCTGCCAGGAAGCTCCCAGGCTTCGGGCTTGCCGCAGGCCGCCAGCACGGGCCAGGCCGTGGCAGTGGCGCAGGCCTCCTCCGGCGCGGCGGGGCAGTCCCTCAACCTGAGCCAGGGAGCCGCGGGCGGCAACGGCGTCTCCGGGGGCGTGGTGGCCGGTGGCGGCGGCCAGCCCTCCGTGGGACTGAGCCAGAGCTCCTCGGCAGGTGCCGCCGGCAGCTGCCAGAGGAAGGGCACCGGGGTGGTTCAGCCGCTGCCGGTGGCGGCTGCCCAGGCCGTGACCGTCAGCCAGGGGAGCCAGACGGAGACGGAGAACGCGGCCGCGAAGAAGGGCGACGCGGACAGCGGCGGACAGCAAACGGTGGGCATGAACCTCACCAGGACCGCCACGCCGGCACCCAGCCAGACGCTGATCAGCTCGG CGACATACACGCAGATCCAGCCACACTCACtgatccagcagcagcagcagatccatCTGCAGAAGCAGGTGGTGATCCAGCAGCAGATAGCCATTCATCACCAGCAGCAGTTCCAGCACCGCCAGTCCCAGCTCCTCCACACGGCCACCCATCTCCAACTGGctcaacagcagcaacagcagcaagcAGCATCTCTGaccccgcagcagcagcagcaagctcaGCCTCCGCAGCAGCAggctcccccccaaaaccagcagcaggcacagaccCTTGTGGTGCAACCTATGTTGCAGTCCCAGCCACAGCATTtacagctccagcaggacagtCCGTGCCAGCCGGCCACCAAGTCACCCGTTCCTATTCAGTCAAAATCTCTGGTCACCCCCATCAAACCCCCTCAGCTTGGGCCTGCCAAAATGTCAGCAACGCAGCAGCCTCCGCCACACATCCCGGTGCAGGTCGTGGGCACTCGGCAGCAGGGCTCAGGCCAAGCCCAAGCGCTGGGCTTGGCTCAGATTGCTGCGGCAGTGCCGACATCCCGGGGGATGCCGGCTGTAGTCCAGCCTGTTTCCCAAAGCCATGCTGCTTCCCCATCGTCATCTTCGGCTCCAGCATCCTCACAGGAAGCTCCCCCTCTCACCACAGGGGTGAATTTGGCACAAGTTCAAGGCACAGCCCACATGGTGAAGAGCCCAGCTTCCTCTCCAGTTGTGGCTCAGATGCCAGCAGCATTCTACATGCAGTCTGTCCAGTTGCCA GGCAAATCTCAGACCTTGCCAGTAAAGCGCaaggcagagtcagaggaggagaaggaggagccGCCCAGTGTCACCGCACTCCTGCCTGCCAGGTCCTCTCCTGCAACAGACAGCCCCAAAAACATGGAGGAGAAGAGTGGCCTTGGAG ATAACTCTGATACTGCTGCCATTGCAACCCCAAATGCCACATCAAGTGAAGGAGCCTCAGCCACCCCCACCTCTGCTTCGACCCCAAACCTGGCATTGGTGTCACGTCAGATGGGAGACTCCAAACCTCCTCAAGCCATCGTCAAGCCCCAGATCCTCACACACATCATTGAAGGCTTTGTCatccaggagggagcagagccctttcca GTGGGTTGTTCTCAGCTGCTGAAAGAATCTGAGAAACCAGTGCAAGGAGAGGCTCCTTCTGGCCAGAATGAAAACCTGTCCAGCAATTCTCTGGGAGAGGATAGTGCTTCCATGG AGCTTGACAAGAAGGCAAACTTGCTGAAGTGTGAATATTGTGGGAAGTATGCCCCAGCAACCCAGTTCCGCGGCTCCAAGAGGTTTTGTTCCATGACCTGTGCTAAAAG GTACAATGTCAGCTGCAGCCATCAGTTTCGGCTGCAGAGAAAGAAGATGAAGGAGCTCCAGGAAGCCAACTACGCCCGTGTGCGCCGACGGGGACCACGGCGCAGCAGCTCCGAAATCGCTCGAACAAAGATCCAGGGCAAACGCCACAGG GGCCAGGAGGACTCAAGTCGAGGCTCTGATAACTCCAGCTATGATGAAGCTTTGTCCCCTACATCTCCAGGACCCCTGTCAGTAAGGGCCAGTCATGGAGAGAGGGACCTGGCAAACTCTAATATGGCTCCCCCTACCCCAGATCTACATGGCATCAACCCAGTCTTCCTGTCCAGCAATCCTAGTCGTTGGAGTGTGGAGGAAGTGTATGAGTTCATTGCATCGTTGCAAG GGTGCCAGGAAATTGCTGAGGAATTTCGATCACAGGAAATTGATGGTCAGGCCCTGTTGCTTCTGAAAGAGGAACATCTCATGAGTGCCATGAACATGAAGCTGGGACCAGCTCTCAAGATCTGTGCCAAGATCAATGTCCTCAAGGAGACCTAA
- the M6PR gene encoding cation-dependent mannose-6-phosphate receptor encodes MRISRGSLFPVGGGAWCRGGRRMSPPCHTSALLLVFVALAVAGAEQSEERGCDVIGDESSESQMERALLKKLEPLSHMRFNVTVEKGKTENYVYHFRVCREVNSTSHDFGGLVQIDRQNGKTTVIGRINETQVFNGSDWIMLIYKGGDSYGRHCSGEKRRAVIMISCKRGVTASSFSIISEEREKEQECFYLFEMDSSVACPAENSHLSVGSILLITFVSLIAVYIIGGFLYQRLVVGAKGMEQIPHFAFWQDLGNLVADGCDFVCRSKPRNSPAAYRGVGDDQLGEESEERDDHLLPM; translated from the exons ATGCGCATAAGCCGCGGGTCTCTCTTCCCTGTGGGCGGTGGCGCCTGGTGCCGGGGCGGCCGCAG GATGTCACCACCTTGCCATACCTCTGCCTTGCTGCTGGTCTTTGTGGCCCTGGCTGTAGCGGGGGCCGAGCAGTCAGAAGAGAGGGGCTGTGATGTGATTGGTGATGAGAGCAGTGAATCGCAGATGGAGAGAGCCCTGCTGAAGAAACTGGAGCCCCTGAGCCACATGAG gtttAACGTGACTGTGGAGAAGGGCAAAACAGAAAACTACGTCTACCATTTCAGGGTGTGCAGGGAGGTCAACAGCACCTCGCACGACTTCGGTGGCCTGGTGCAAATAGATAGACAGAACGGAAAGACCACGGTGATAGGAAGAATCAATGAAACCCAAGTCTTCAATGGAA GTGACTGGATCATGCTGATTTATAAAGGAGGTGATTCATATGGCAGGCACTGCAGTGGTGAGAAGAGGCGAGCTGTGATAATGATTTCTTGCAAGCGGGGAGTTACAGCG AGTTCATTCAGCATTATTTCCGAAGAGcgggaaaaggagcaggagtGTTTCTACCTCTTTGAAATGGACAGCAGCGTGGCTTGTCCAGCTGAGAATTCCCACCTCAGTGTTGGCTCCATTCTACTGATCAC GTTTGTGTCACTAATTGCAGTCTACATCATTGGTGGGTTCCTCTACCAGCGCCTCGTTGTGGGAGCAAAGGGTATGGAGCAGATTCCTCACTTTGCCTTCTGGCAAGATCTGGGCAATCTGGTGGCA GATGGCTGTGACTTTGTGTGCCGATCCAAGCCTCGGAACTCGCCAGCCGCGTACCGCGGCGTGGGGGATGaccagctgggagaggagtcaGAAGAACGGGACGACCACTTGCTGCCCATGTGA